One Pyrus communis chromosome 4, drPyrComm1.1, whole genome shotgun sequence genomic region harbors:
- the LOC137732582 gene encoding stemmadenine O-acetyltransferase-like, with the protein MQMKIEIVSEDQCKPSSPTPDHLKSYKLSLLDQIAPIFYVPVVLFYSAPENIDDTTIVDRLKKSLSETLTCFYPLAGRIEGNASVDCEDGGVVFTKARAHIQLSEILKTPEMDLVQQLLPLDPYNIRTDKAVAAMAVQLNCFDCGGMAIGICLSHKIADGATLSSFLDAWATRSRGISENITPSLNSATMFPPRDKEIFMPSNLIKRENIVTKRFVFDASSLAKLKVKASKGLCADDRAPTRVEALTALLCKSSMNAKNGTLGKGRPSMAISHVVNLRERMAPPLPEHSFGNIWRFAVASIMNDESNPELHDFVVRLRKAIRKIDDDYVRKLQGEDGFTHASEPLKETSELVSEGEVEFFRFSSWIRFSLYNTDFGWGKPTWACIPNVPMKNVVILLSSSSGDGIEAWVTLDEEDMAKFERDHELLEFVSVAPSS; encoded by the coding sequence ATGCAGATGAAGATTGAGATAGTCTCTGAAGATCAATGTAAACCATCATCTCCGACTCCAGACCACCTTAAGAGCTACAAACTCTCTCTGCTAGATCAGATAGCTCCTATCTTTTACGTGCCCGTTGTTCTATTCTACTCAGCTCCTGAAAACATTGACGATACCACCATTGTCGATAGGCTGAAGAAATCTTTATCCGAAACCTTGACCTGTTTCTACCCTTTGGCCGGAAGGATTGAGGGTAACGCATCCGTGGATTGTGAAGATGGAGGAGTTGTCTTCACAAAAGCTAGAGCTCACATTCAGCTCTCTGAGATACTAAAAACTCCAGAAATGGATTTAGTGCAACAACTTCTTCCACTTGATCCCTACAATATTAGAACAGACAAGGCGGTCGCAGCCATGGCCGTCCAATTGAACTGTTTTGACTGCGGTGGCATGGCCATTGGGATCTGCCTTTCGCACAAGATCGCAGATGGTGCAACATTGTCTTCGTTCCTTGATGCTTGGGCGACTAGGTCACGCGGTATTTCAGAAAACATCACTCCCTCCCTAAATTCAGCCACCATGTTTCCACCTAGGGACAAAGAAATCTTCATGCCATCCAATTTGATCAAGAGAGAAAATATCGTGACAAAGAGGTTTGTGTTTGATGCATCCAGCTTAGCCAAGCTGAAAGTCAAAGCATCCAAGGGTTTGTGCGCGGACGACCGTGCTCCTACTCGTGTGGAAGCTCTGACAGCCCTTTTATGCAAGTCTAGCATGAATGCGAAGAATGGAACATTGGGCAAGGGCAGGCCATCAATGGCGATATCCCATGTGGTGAATTTAAGGGAACGAATGGCTCCACCTTTGCCAGAGCATTCTTTTGGTAATATCTGGCGGTTTGCTGTTGCATCCATAATGAACGACGAAAGCAACCCAGAGTTGCATGACTTTGTGGTTCGACTAAGAAAAGCAATAAGGAAGATCGATGATGATTATGTGAGGAAACTGCAAGGTGAAGATGGGTTTACACATGCTAGTGAGCCTCTAAAAGAAACCAGTGAATTGGTCTCCGAAGGCGAGGTTGAGTTTTTCAGGTTCAGCAGTTGGATTAGGTTTTCCCTATACAACACTGATTTTGGATGGGGAAAACCCACCTGGGCATGCATTCCTAATGTGCCCATGAAGAATGTTGTCATACTGTTGAGTAGTAGCTCAGGTGACGGAATAGAGGCATGGGTGACCTTGGACGAGGAAGACATGGCTAAATTTGAACGTGATCACGAGCTTCTAGAATTTGTTTCTGTGGCACCAAGCTCTTAA
- the LOC137732583 gene encoding BAHD acyltransferase At5g47980-like has protein sequence MVPPVPQNSVGCMVWIYTVSTAEDSVIELHDLVAQLKQNMTRFCDSYAQKFRGKDQWPVIFQECLQESMVEFSRPNLVMYKCTSWCRFPMYEVDFGWGKPIWITVPSCTTKDCFILIDTKNGEGIEAYVNLEKQQLDVFECDEELLAFASLNPSISDSV, from the coding sequence ATGGTTCCTCCGGTACCGCAAAACTCTGTAGGTTGCATGGTTTGGATATATACAGTGTCCACAGCCGAGGACAGCGTGATTGAGTTGCATGACCTGGTGGCTCAGCTGAAGCAGAATATGACCCGATTTTGTGATTCATATGCTCAAAAGTTTCGGGGGAAAGATCAATGGCCGGTGATCTTCCAAGAGTGTTTGCAAGAATCAATGGTTGAATTTTCGAGACCGAATTTGGTGATGTATAAATGTACAAGCTGGTGCAGGTTCCCGATGTATGAAGTTGACTTTGGTTGGGGAAAGCCGATCTGGATCACCGTCCCTAGCTGCACGACTAAGGATTGCTTTATTCTGATTGATACGAAAAATGGAGAAGGGATTGAAGCATATGTGAATTTGGAAAAGCAGCAACTGGATGTGTTTGAGTGCGACGAGGAGCTTCTTGCATTTGCTTCTTTGAATCCAAGCATTTCAGACTCCGTTTGA
- the LOC137731302 gene encoding serine/threonine protein phosphatase 2A 59 kDa regulatory subunit B' eta isoform-like has product MIKNLFGKLPRKPSKSAENRELGGSSAPTLNASSIGSRSSDVGNRPLNSNRVPLLGLDSASNLGYGHGSKPPQLVNSSLNSVTTSYEAFPAFRDVPNSEKHNLFVKKLNLCCVVFDFTDPTKNLREKDIKRQTLLELVDYVTSANGKFTEIIVQEVVKVVSVNLFRSFSPQPRENKALEGFDLEEEEPLMDPAWSHLQIVYELFLRFVASPETDAKVAKKYIDQSFVLKLLDLFDSEDPREREYLKTILHRVYGKFMVHRPFIRKAINNIFFRFIFETEKHNGIAELLEVLGSIINGFALPLKEEHKLFLVQALIPLHKPRCLQMYHQQLSYCISQFVEKDCRLADTVIRGLLKYWPITNSSKEVMFLSELEETLEATQPAEFQKCMVPLFRQISRCLSSSHFQVAERALYLWNNDHIENLIRENCKVILPIIFPALEKNGRNHWNQVARSLTLNIRKIYSDVDPELFEECLLKFQEEEAKEEETQAKHEATWKRLEEVAASNAVSSEAVGRHLGPIQTSSS; this is encoded by the exons ATGATTAAGAATTTATTTGGTAAGCTTCCTAGGAAGCCGTCTAAGTCAGCCGAGAATCGTGAGCTCGGGGGTTCATCTGCCCCTACATTGAATGCTTCCTCCATAGGTTCAAGAAGCAGTGATGTAGGGAATAGGCCACTTAATTCGAATAGAGTACCTCTTTTGGGTCTTGATTCTGCTTCAAATTTAGGATATGGCCATGGAAGCAAGCCCCCCCAACTTGTCAACTCAAGTCTGAATTCTGTTACAACTTCGTATGAAGCATTTCCAGCGTTTAGAGATGTACCCAACTCCGAGAAGCATAACTTGTTTGTGAAAAAGCTGAACTTATGTTGTGTAGTGTTTGACTTCACTGACCCGACAAAAAATCTGAGAGAAAAAGACATCAAGCGGCAGACGTTGCTAGAGCTTGTAGATTATGTTACCTCTGCAAATGGGAAGTTCACTGAAATTATAGTTCAAGAAGTTGTAAAGGTGGTGAGTGTGAATTTGTTCAGGTCGTTCTCTCCACAGCCCCGAGAGAACAAGGCTTTAGAAGGATTTGatttggaggaggaggagccctTGATGGACCCTGCATGGTCACACTTACAGATTGTATATGAACTTTTTCTGAGGTTTGTTGCATCACCTGAGACAGATGCAAAGGTTGCTAAGAAGTACATTGATCAGTCTTTTGTTCTCAAATTATTGGATCTCTTTGATTCTGAGGATCCCAGGGAAAGGGAGTACTTAAAAACAATTCTGCATCGTGTCTATGGAAAGTTTATGGTGCATCGCCCATTCATTAGGAAGGCGATCAACAATATATTTTTCcgatttatttttgaaacagaAAAGCACAATGGGATTGCTGAGCTTTTAGAGGTTTTGGGCAGTATAATCAATGGATTTGCTCTTCCGCTTAAAGAAGAACACAAACTTTTCCTAGTTCAGGCTCTGATCCCCCTTCACAAGCCAAGATGCTTACAAATGTACCATCAGCAGTTGTCCTACTGCATTTCACAGTTTGTCGAGAAAGATTGCAGGCTTGCAGATACTGTTATAAGAGGGTTGTTAAAGTACTGGCCAATCACAAATAGTTCAAAGGAAGTCATGTTCCTAAGTGAGCTCGAGGAAACTTTAGAAGCAACTCAGCCAGCAGAATTTCAGAAATGTATGGTACCACTCTTCCGCCAAATATCTCGTTGCTTGAGCAGTTCACACTTTCAG GTGGCAGAGAGGGCTTTGTACTTGTGGAACAATGATCACATCGAGAACTTAATCAGAGAAAACTGTAAAGTCATATTGCCCATTATCTTTCCTGCCCTGGAGAAGAATGGCCGCAACCACTGGAACCAAGTGGCCCGGAGCTTGACATTAAATATCCGTAAAATCTACTCCGATGTTGATCCTGAGCTATTTGAGGAGTGTTTGCTCAAATTTCAAGAAGAGGAAGCAAAAGAGGAGGAGACACAAGCAAAACATGAAGCCACCTGGAAGCGCTTAGAAGAGGTTGCTGCTTCAAACGCTGTTAGCAGTGAAGCAGTTGGTCGCCATTTGGGTCCAATCCAAACATCTTCAAGCTAA
- the LOC137732327 gene encoding serine/threonine protein phosphatase 2A 57 kDa regulatory subunit B' theta isoform-like yields MLRQILNKLPRKSSKKAENRDGAHTLYSNPPTSSRSNDSGTSKSGNLITSFPSGNVVADVVKSYSNKNARGANMKPNGFAFSSSYEALPGFRDVPNAEKQSLFIKKLSLCCVAFDFTDPTKHLKEKEIKQQTLLELVDYVTKPNSKFSEALMQELIKMVSANLFRAFTPQPRENKVADGFDLEEEEPSMDPAWPHLQVVYELLLRFVASPETDAKLAKRYVDHSFILKLLDLFDSEDPREREYLKTTLHRVYGKFMVHRPFIRKAINNIFYRFIFETEKHNGISELLEILGSIINGFALPLKEEHKLFLVRALIPLHKPKCLAMYHQQLSYCIMQFVEKDCKLADTVVRGLLKYWPITNSSKEVLFLSELEEVLEATQPSEFQRCMVPLFRQIAHCLNSSHFQVAERALFLWNNDHIENLIRQNRKVILPIILPALEKNARNHWNQAVHSLTLNVRKIFSELDPELFKECLLQFQEDESKDGEVTARREATWKRLEEVAAKKSASNEAVLVFGKAPPRTTSL; encoded by the exons ATGTTGAGACAGATACTAAATAAGCTTCCCCGGAAGTCTTCTAAGAAGGCTGAAAATCGTGATGGAGCCCATACATTGTATTCGAATCCTCCCACCAGTTCAAGAAGCAATGATTCAGGGACCAGTAAGTCTGGGAATTTGATAACATCTTTCCCATCCGGAAATGTTGTTGCTGATGTGGTGAAAAGTTACAGCAACAAGAATGCGAGGGGTGCAAATATGAAGCCGAATGGCTTCGCATTCTCTTCTTCGTATGAAGCATTGCCTGGATTTAGAGACGTTCCAAACGCTGAGAAGCAGAGCTTATTCATTAAAAAGCTGAGTTTGTGCTGTGTTGCATTTGACTTCACGGACCCAACAAAGCACCTGAAAGAAAAGGAGATCAAGCAGCAGACACTGTTAGAGCTGGTGGATTATGTGACTAAACCAAACAGTAAATTTTCAGAAGCTCTTATGCAAGAACTCATAAAAATGGTGTCTGCAAATTTGTTTAGGGCGTTCACCCCACAGCCACGTGAGAATAAAGTTGCAGACGGCTTTGATTTGGAAGAGGAGGAGCCTTCAATGGATCCTGCGTGGCCTCATTTGCAAGTAGTGTATGAGTTATTGTTAAGGTTTGTCGCATCACCTGAGACAGATGCAAAATTAGCTAAAAGATATGTTGATCACTCGTTCATACTTAAGTTGCTGGATCTTTTTGACTCTGAAGATCCTAGAGAAAGAGAGTATTTGAAAACAACACTGCACCGAGTTTATGGAAAATTTATGGTGCATCGCCCATTCATTAGGAAGGCTATTAACAACATCTTTTATCGTTTCATCTTTGAGACCGAGAAGCATAATGGGATTTCTGAACTCCTAGAAATTTTGGGCAGTATTATAAATGGGTTTGCTCTACCACTGAAAGAAGAACATAAATTGTTCCTCGTTCGGGCTCTAATTCCCCTGCATAAGCCAAAATGCTTAGCTATGTACCATCAGCAGTTATCTTACTGCATTATGCAATTTGTAGAGAAAGATTGCAAGCTTGCTGATACTGTCGTAAGGGGTTTACTGAAGTACTGGCCTATCACTAATAGTTCGAAGGAAGTATTGTTCCTAAGTGAGTTGGAAGAAGTGTTGGAAGCAACTCAGCCATCTGAGTTCCAGCGGTGCATGGTTCCCCTATTTCGCCAGATTGCTCATTGTTTGAACAGTTCTCACTTTCAG GTGGCAGAGAGAGCTTTATTTTTGTGGAACAACGATCACATTGAGAACTTAATCAGACAGAATCGTAAAGTTATACTGCCCATTATCTTACCTGCATTGGAGAAAAATGCTAGAAACCATTGGAACCAGGCTGTTCATAGCTTGACCCTAAATGTCCGAAAAATTTTCAGTGAGCTTGATCCCGAGCTGTTCAAGGAATGCTTACTCCAGTTCCAGGAAGACGAGTCAAAGGATGGCGAGGTTACAGCACGACGTGAAGCCACATGGAAACGCTTGGAAGAAGTTGCTGCAAAGAAATCTGCGAGCAACGAAGCTGTGCTTGTTTTTGGCAAAGCACCTCCGCGCACTACTTCACTTTAG
- the LOC137730551 gene encoding acyltransferase Pun1-like, producing MTMEVELISREIIKPSTPTPPHLRTHNLSFIEQNTPRTYLPVVYFYHKESSASPNGDHESNQLKKSLSEILSKYYPFAGRIRDRASVDCNDEGVAFVEARVRNVKLSEILEHPEDTWLDLLFTDNLQWNDDSSLSVIFAAQVSFFDCGGMAIGICMSHKVADTSTVANFINDWAARNKCDQYVPSPLFIGADTFPQGDMPLFPETVLEKGDCVTKRFVFDALKIASLKAIVADKVQNPTRVEVVTALIYSCAISALRSTSQSSLNPTVFIHTVNLRTRVVPPLPKNSVGSMIWAFTLSTAEDSVMELHDLVTQMKQSMTRFCDSYAQKFRGEDQWPAIFKECTQALRKEFSIANLVTYRCSSWCRFPVYEADFGWGKPIWVTIASCPLKNAIFLIDTRNGEGIEAYVNLEKQQLDVFERDAQLLAFASLNPSALDSI from the coding sequence ATGACCATGGAAGTTGAACTCATATCCAGAGAAATCATCAAACCTTCCACTCCAACCCCACCACATCTTCGAACACACAACCTTTCATTCATCGAACAGAATACTCCTCGTACTTATCTGCCGGTGGTTTACTTCTATCACAAGGAGAGCTCTGCTTCTCCTAATGGCGATCACGAATCCAATCAGCTCAAGAAATCTTTATCAGAAATACTATCCAAGTACTACCCATTCGCCGGCAGGATCAGAGACCGAGCCTCCGTTGACTGCAACGATGAAGGAGTTGCGTTTGTTGAAGCAAGAGTCAGAAACGTCAAGCTATCTGAAATTCTTGAACACCCTGAAGATACATGGCTGGACCTGTTATTCACAGACAATTTACAGTGGAATGACGATTCGAGTCTCAGCGTGATCTTTGCTGCTCAAGTAAGCTTCTTTGACTGTGGTGGCATGGCAATTGGCATCTGTATGTCACACAAAGTAGCTGACACATCCACCGTGGCCAACTTCATCAACGACTGGGCAGCTCGAAACAAGTGTGATCAATACGTACCGTCTCCTTTGTTCATCGGAGCAGATACATTTCCCCAAGGTGACATGCCATTGTTCCCGGAAACTGTGCTCGAAAAAGGCGACTGCGTCACCAAGAGATTTGTGTTTGATGCCCTGAAGATTGCTTCCCTCAAAGCTATAGTCGCGGACAAAGTGCAAAACCCTACAAGGGTTGAAGTTGTGACAGCTTTGATTTACAGCTGTGCAATTTCTGCGTTAAGATCAACTTCACAGTCGTCCTTAAACCCGACAGTTTTCATCCATACAGTGAATCTCCGCACTAGGGTGGTCCCTCCGTTGCCGAAAAATTCTGTAGGCAGCATGATTTGGGCTTTTACATTGTCCACAGCTGAGGACAGTGTGATGGAGTTGCATGACCTGGTGACTCAAATGAAGCAGAGCATGACCCGATTTTGTGATTCTTATGCTCAAAAGTTTCGCGGGGAAGATCAATGGCCGGCAATCTTTAAAGAGTGTACACAAGCATTAAGGAAAGAATTTTCGATAGCGAATTTGGTGACGTACAGATGTAGCAGCTGGTGCAGGTTCCCAGTGTATGAAGCTGACTTTGGCTGGGGGAAGCCAATCTGGGTGACTATTGCGAGCTGTCCCCTGAAGAATGCTATTTTTCTGATTGATACAAGGAATGGAGAAGGGATTGAAGCATATGTGAATTTGGAAAAGCAACAATTGGATGTGTTCGAGCGCGACGCGCAGCTTCTTGCATTTGCTTCTCTGAATCCGAGTGCTTTAGACTCCATATGA
- the LOC137731303 gene encoding acyltransferase Pun1-like: protein MAAMEVENISREITKPSTPTPPHLRTHKLSLLDQVNPRSYVPVVYFYPKEASDYRSVEDKSNQLKKSLSETLSKYYPFAGRIRDRFSIDCNDEGVAFVKTRIRNFKLSDILENPKDEDLALLISEDVAWNKDPDVSVIVGVQVSFFDCGGMALGIGMSHKTADASTIINFVNDWAAVARDQYVPSPEFIAENIFPQADLPLFPEAVPEKSDCVAKRFVFDDTKIAALKALVADKVQNPTRVEVVASFIYSCAISALRLTSGSSSNPTVLTQ from the coding sequence ATGGCGGCTATGGAAGTTGAAAATATATCCAGAGAAATCACCAAACCTTCCACTCCAACCCCACCACATCTTCGAACACACAAACTCTCGCTCCTCGATCAGGTTAACCCTCGCTCTTATGTTCCGGTCGTTTACTTCTACCCCAAGGAAGCCTCCGATTATCGGTCTGTCGAGGATAAATCCAATCAGCTCAAGAAATCACTATCCGAAACACTGTCCAAATACTACCCTTTTGCCGGCAGGATCAGAGACAGATTCTCCATTGATTGCAACGATGAAGGAGTCGCATTTGTCAAAACGCGAATCAGAAACTTCAAGCTCTCTGACATTCTTGAGAACCCGAAAGACGAGGACCTGGCGTTATTAATCTCCGAAGATGTGGCGTGGAATAAGGATCCGGATGTCAGTGTGATCGTGGGTGTTCAAGTGAGCTTCTTTGACTGCGGTGGAATGGCACTTGGCATTGGTATGTCACACAAGACAGCTGATGCATCCACCATAATCAATTTTGTCAACGACTGGGCAGCTGTGGCTCGTGATCAGTATGTACCATCCCCTGAGTTCATCGCGGAAAATATATTTCCCCAGGCTGACCTGCCACTGTTCCCAGAAGCTGTGCCCGAGAAAAGCGATTGTGTCGCGAAAAGATTTGTGTTTGATGACACAAAGATTGCTGCCCTCAAAGCCTTAGTCGCGGATAAAGTGCAAAACCCCACGAGGGTTGAAGTTGTCGCATCGTTTATTTATAGCTGCGCAATTTCTGCGCTAAGATTGACTTCAGGGTCCTCCTCAAACCCGACTGTTCTCACTCAATAG